Proteins co-encoded in one Fusarium fujikuroi IMI 58289 draft genome, chromosome FFUJ_chr06 genomic window:
- a CDS encoding related to multidrug resistant protein: MDRDIEKTSTNSGTLGPERNDPTFAPIQSPQAIRTRSRASARISRCQSQNGYSCNPLNEPSDDEVEKDPFEVGWDGGDNDILCPRSFHKMKKWLIIIIVSSGSLCVTAASSIYTSTYEQMEDEFGNSREVSILGLSFFVLGIGLGPMFLGPLSEFYGRRLIYIVSWTLYVIFIIPQAVAQNIETVIVSRFLDGFAGSAFLAVSGGTVGDLFTANELQAPMLMFSLAPFVGPSIGPLIGGFINYNTDWRWTHWTLLIWAFILLLGIVFLVPETYHPILLKNKAKQLRKETGDGRWKAPTEKVQKSATSAIGRSLLRPFQLLIFEPMCLNLCIFTAIVLGILYLFFGAFHLVFGDIYDFNLWQNGCSFLGILVGMLLAASLDPLWHNIRNKLIRKLSDETGVEGNSQPEFRLPPAILGGALVPVGIFMFAWSCYPWVHWIVPIIGSAVFGAGILLVFSGVFTFLVDAYPQYAASALAANAFVRCVFAAAFPLFGNQMYTKLNNHWASSLLAFLTVAMMPFPYLFFRYGKRIRAYSRFATS; this comes from the exons ATGGATCGCGACATTGAAAAGACGTCAACGAATTCAGGGACACTCGGCCCTGAAAGGAACGACCCAACTTTTGCGCCCATTCAATCACCGCAAGCAATTAGAACTCGCTCACGAGCATCTGCCAGGATATCCCGTTGTCAGTCACAGAATGGTTACAGCTGCAACCCCCTCAACGAGCCGTcggatgatgaagtcgagaAGGATCCTTTCGAAGTCGGCTGGGATGGGGGTGACAACGACATTCTATGCCCCCGGAGCTttcacaagatgaagaagtggCTCATTATCATTATTGTATCGTCCGGGAGTCTCTGCGT AACTGCTGCTAGTTCCATCTACACATCGACATATGAACAGATGGAGGATGAATTTGGCAACTCACGAGAAGTCTCCATCCTTGGTCTTTCGTTCTTTGTTTTAGGTATCGGACTGGGCCCCATGTTCCTCGGTCCCTTGAGCGAATTCTATGGCCGACGACTTATTTATATTGTTTCGTGGACTCTTtacgtcatcttcatcattccTCAAGCCGTGGCTCAGAATATCGAGACCGTGATTGTGAGTCGATTTCTCGATGGGTTCGCCGGTAGCGCATTTCTGGCTGTGTCAGGAGGTACTGTTGGAGATCTCTTCACGGCAAATGAGTTGCAAGCGccaatgttgatgttttcaCTCGCACCCTTTGTAGGTCCGTCGATTGGGCCTTTAATTGGGGGGTTCATCAACTATAACACTGACTGGAGGTGGACTCACTGGACTCTTCTGATCTGGGCATTTATTCTGCTATTGGGTATTGTGTTTCTTGTCCCTGAGACATATC ATCCGATCCTGCTCAagaacaaagcaaaacaGCTGCGAAAGGAAACTGGAGATGGGAGATGGAAAGCCCCTACAGAAAAGGTTCAGAAATCAGCCACCAGCGCGATAGGTCGATCGCTTCTACGACCATTTCAGCTATTAATCTTCGAGCCTATGTGCCTAAACCTATGTATCTTCACGGCCATCGTCCTCGGAATTCTATATCTCTTCTTTGGGGCTTTTCACCTTGTATTTGGCGATATCTACGACTTCAACCTTTGGCAGAATGGCTGCTCTTTTCTCGGCATCCTCGTGGGAATGTTGCTCGCTGCAAGCCTTGATCCCCTGTGGCACAATATTCGCAACAAACTCATTCGAAAATTGAGCGATGAGACCGGCGTTGAAGGAAACAGCCAGCCCGAGTTTAGGTTACCCCCAGCCATCTTGGGAGGTGCCCTTGTCCCAGTTGGCATATTCATGTTTGCTTGGTCGTGTTATCCCTGGGTTCACTGGATTGTGCCCATAATTGGATCGGCAGTCTTTGGAGCTGG AATCCTCCTTGTGTTCAGTGGAGTCTTCACCTTTCTA GTGGATGCGTATCCACAGTATGCCGCGAGTGCCCTTGCTGCTAATGCATTCGTGCGTTGTGTATTTGCTG CTGCATTTCCCCTGTTTGGTAACCAGATGTataccaagctcaacaaccaCTGGGCTTCATCTTTGCTAGCTTTTCTCACAGTTGCCATGATGCCTTTCCCTTATCTGTTCTTCCGGTATGGAAAGAGAATCAGAGCCTACAGCCGATTTGCTACTTCTTGA